A single window of Montipora capricornis isolate CH-2021 chromosome 14, ASM3666992v2, whole genome shotgun sequence DNA harbors:
- the LOC138032195 gene encoding tudor domain-containing protein 7-like isoform X1 — MEEIEKKRKLTKVYLRSVLITSGTRGIPLRELNKQYSVFAFSNIPYEELGFSSLADFIKSVPDVASLERDKDGQLVVIAIPTEADQHIFKLTTKQRKPKKRAKPAAKLRRPTFSKKALEKRPLIANRANVIARPLLSVRPFVTVPSQPTFNTNRSFTTAASLSGACNARSGAANRFIPPRMMNKVVNQSSANRTVTQRGSSGRLQVHVNNSSNTTSSKNAEVSQPVIDRTVVERGIARQVEKQAQEIVSSSNRKVTLIPRQDKSLKKKISGEKPVSPDNEVFLRIKKLIDDKPKGIWFKRIGAEYKKLYNEELGSEILEKLKELPSIARCENYLGDNVIVYPSNLGKDDPPREASSNEMNGESIKSVELYTLRPQELPGMGSVLEVTVSHVDSPTHFFVQYKHNWKQIEALGTKLNIFFQSNTSEVLPTAKQGMFCYAQFTEDDAWYRARITKSDAKGDMVEVIYVDYGNHESLPLSRLCMLRKDHAELPMMAVLCALEGVASSSGDKWNDASIARFKELCDVETLSLKVVRTEGHYLYVELKDPTGNDLRTVLQKEGHIKEESDSSSASLSTSTSTSASFTSSSLTGSSSTDSFSSITTTTSSSSSSSHEQASSVHAPIYARTEKETMETEAKVASAPRPFLINRSFSKEEEVQKIPERVQIPDEDYLDVFVCNVHSTHNICVNLSGENYSEKLTALEQSMLCHYEDSNSEEAIQITPGGIFAVYSKEIHAEGLWYRVKVLKLKGDEAQIEYVDYGETGPVPISTLKSIPQRFLELPFQAIALSLHGVPKTKNSEVILKLKRLTLNKDLVAEVKRKNEDSVSVELYDTSSDVTDININRILYLIPDEEMKPVLPKHGEQIEAFVTYATLEGHIFIQIPGGGTTRLDELMQDITEHYSQQSTKAAEFVSSPQKEKIYCAKCSVDGAWYRALITQVFPERQVEVYYVDYGNSETLPISSLREPSKAISHVNLLPFQALECRLEGTDKKALTEEQTSLMIERDVLLAVLQISDLPIVRLFVPSEEDEQLLVNISELIGMETETQLESTTCSTEQQFGGNEGAVSESLDEADSADGDSVASESSSETGKSRDESDHVTVPHLPFDMAAPWVDISILEVDNPGLFMFQCLEMLQEIEELENEMQEYYAKATRSPFRDARPGVLCAALYSEDNTWYRAVVKASLSPHQLCVFFADYGDFKIVPLTNLQTLPDEFKQLPLMAVRGCLQGVEQVGDTSAEWAEEAIERFKELTLRKKLVAKPKGSVSHNGHFTSGETKVSLELYDTSEGNEDLVIAKVLVSEGLAREINES; from the exons ATGGAAGAAATAGAGAAGAAGAGGAAGCTAACAAAGGTGTATCTTCGATCTGTTCTTATCACCAGCGGCACCAGAGGAATCCCTCTTCGCGAACTTAACAAACAGTATAGTGTGTTTGCATTCTCTAACATACCTTACGAGGAACTAGGATTTTCTTCTCTGGCAGATTTCATCAAGAGCGTACCAGACGTGGCTTCCTTGGAAAGAGACAAGGATGGTCAGTTAGTTGTGATCGCAATTCCAACTGAAGCAGACCAGCACATTTTTAAACTAACTACAAAACAGCGCAAACCGAAAAAACGTGCTAAACCGGCAGCTAAACTTCGGCGACCAACTTTTTCTAAGAAGGCGTtggaaaaaaggcctttgatcgCCAACAGAGCGAATGTAATTGCAAGGCCACTTCTTTCAGTGAgaccatttgtgactgtgcctAGCCAGCCCACATTTAACACAAATCGATCATTCACTACTGCTGCCTCTCTAAGTGGGGCTTGTAATGCTCGCTCAGGTGCTGCGAACCGTTTCATTCCTCCACGAATGATGAATAAGGTAGTTAATCAATCTTCTGCAAATAGAACTGTAACGCAGAGAGGATCGTCCGGACGATTACAAGTACACGTGAACAATTCATCAAACACAACTAGCTCTAAAAATGCTGAGGTGTCACAGCCTGTTATTGACAGAACTGTAGTGGAGCGGGGTATTGCACGCCAAGTTGAGAAACAAGCACAGGAAATAGTTTCTTCAAGTAACAGAAAGGTCACATTGATTCCTCGCCAAG ATAAatccttgaaaaagaaaatttctgGAGAAAAACCAGTGAGTCCAG ACAATGAAGTATTTTTGAGAATAAAAAAG TTGATTGATGACAAACCCAAGGGAATTTGGTTTAAAAGAATTGGTGCAGAGTACAAGAAGTTGTATAATGAAGAACTGGGCAGTGAGATACTGGAAAAGCTAAAAGAATTACCCTCTATTGCAAGATGTGAAAA TTATCTGGGAGACAATGTTATAGTCTATCCGTCAAATCTG GGGAAAGATGACCCACCCCGGGAAGCTAGTAGTAATGAGATGAATGGGG AATCTATAAAGTCTGTTGAGCTTTATACCCTTCGACCACAGGAGCTTCCTGGTATGGG GTCTGTTTTAGAGGTCACAGTCTCCCATGTTGATAGTCCAACTCATTTTTTTGTCCAGTATAAGCACAACTGGAAGCAAATTGAGGCTTTAGGGACGAAGCTAAATATTTTCTTCCAG TCCAATACAAGCGAAGTCCTTCCTACAGCCAAGCAAGGAATGTTTTGTTATGCTCAGTTTACTGAGGATGATGCTTGGTATCGTGCCAGGATAACAAAAAGCGATGCCAAAGGAGACATGGTGGAAGTCATTTATGTTGATTATGGCAACCATGAATCACTGCCTTTATCGCGGTTGTGCATGCTAAGGAAAGACCATGCTGAGTTGCCTATGATGGCTGTACTTTGCGCACTGGAAGGTGTAGCATCGTCAAGTGGG GACAAATGGAATGATGCTTCAATAGCAAGATTCAAGGAGCTTTGCGATGTGGAAACACTAAGTTTGAAAGTTGTGAGAACTGAAG GTCATTACTTGTATGTTGAACTCAAGGATCCTACTGGAAATGACCTCAGAACTGTGTTGCAAAAAGAGGGCCATATAAAAGAAGAATCTGACAGTTCATCAGCTTCATTGTcgacaagtacaagtacaagtgcATCTTTTACATCCTCATCCTTGACTGGCTCATCTTCCACAGATTCATTTTCTTCTATCACCACGACGACGTcctcatcttcatcttcatctcaCGAACAAGCAAGTTCTGTCCATGCCCCCATTTATGCCAG AACTGAGAAAGAAACAATGGAAACTGAGGCAAAAGTAGCAAGTGCTCCACGGCCTTTCCTTATCAACAGGTCATTTTCCAAAGAAGAAGAGGTCCAGAAAATTCCTG AGAGAGTTCAAATTCCAGATGAGGATTACCTGGATGTGTTTGTTTGTAATGTTCACAGCACACACAACATTTGTGTCAATCTGTCAGGAGAAAACTATTCA gaAAAACTGACAGCCTTGGAACAGAGCATGCTGTGTCATTACGAAGACTCAAATTCTGAAG AGGCAATCCAAATTACTCCTGGTGGAATATTTGCTGTTTATTCAAAAGAAATCCATGCAGAAGGCCTGTGGTATAGGGTCAAAGTGCTTAAACTCAAGGGAGATGAGGCGCAAATCGAATATGTGGATTATGGAGAGACTGGACCAGTGCCTATATCAACATTAAAGAGTATTCCACAAAGATTTTTGGAATTGCCATTCCAG GCAATTGCTCTCAGTTTGCATGGTGTTCCAAAGACAAAGAATTCAGAGGTGATTCTTAAGCTCAAACGGTTGACATTGAATAAAGACCTTGTGGCTGAAGTAAAAAGGAA GAATGAGGATTCAGTATCAGTTGAGCTTTACGACACATCATCAGATGTTACAGATATAAACATAAACAGAATATTGTATCTCATTCCTGATGAGGAAATGAAACCTGTCTTGCCAAAG CATGGAGAACAGATTGAGGCATTTGTAACTTATGCGACACTAGAAGGCCACATATTTATACAGATCCCAGGAGGAGGAACAACTCGATTGGATGAACTAATGCAAGACATTACAGAGCACTATTCACAG CAGTCAACAAAAGCTGCTGAATTTGTGTCCAGTCCTCAAAAAGAGAAGATTTACTGTGCCAAGTGTTCTGTGGATGGAGCCTGGTATAGAGCATTGATAACACAAGTTTTTCCAGAAAGACAAGTTGAAGTTTACTATGTTGATTATGGGAATTCTGAGACCCTTCCAATATCAAGCCTACGAGAACCGTCCAAGGCCATTAGCCATGTTAATTTACTGCCATTTCAG GCTCTGGAGTGTAGACTTGAAGGCACAGATAAG AAAGCCTTGACGGAAGAACAAACCTCTTTAATGATAGAAAGGGATGTCTTACTTGCT GTGTTGCAGATTTCAGACTTGCCGATAGTGAGATTATTTGTGCCTTCAGAGGAAGATGAGCAATTATTAGTGAATATTTCAGAACTTATTGGAATGGAAACTGAAACACAACTGGAGTCGACTACATGTTCAACTGAACAGCAGTTTGGAGG AAATGAAGGGGCTGTGTCGGAATCTTTGGATGAAGCTGATTCAGCGGATGGAGACAGTGTTGCATCCGAAAGCTCATCAGAAACCGGCAAATCACGTGATGAAAGTGATCACGTGACAGTGCCCCATTTGCCTTTTGATATGGCTGCCCCTTGGGTCGATATTTCCATTCTAGAAGTTGACAACCCTGGTCTTTTCATG TTTCAGTGCTTAGAAATGTTGCAGGAGATAGAAGAACTAGAAAATGAAATGCAGGAGTATTATGCA AAAGCGACGAGAAGCCCCTTCAGAGATGCCAGACCCGGTGTCTTATGTGCTGCTCTTTATTCAGAGGATAATACTTGGTACCGGGCGGTAGTCAAGGCTTCTCTGTCTCCTCATCAA
- the LOC138032195 gene encoding tudor domain-containing protein 7-like isoform X2, with the protein MEEIEKKRKLTKVYLRSVLITSGTRGIPLRELNKQYSVFAFSNIPYEELGFSSLADFIKSVPDVASLERDKDGQLVVIAIPTEADQHIFKLTTKQRKPKKRAKPAAKLRRPTFSKKALEKRPLIANRANVIARPLLSVRPFVTVPSQPTFNTNRSFTTAASLSGACNARSGAANRFIPPRMMNKVVNQSSANRTVTQRGSSGRLQVHVNNSSNTTSSKNAEVSQPVIDRTVVERGIARQVEKQAQEIVSSSNRKVTLIPRQDKSLKKKISGEKPVSPDNEVFLRIKKLIDDKPKGIWFKRIGAEYKKLYNEELGSEILEKLKELPSIARCENYLGDNVIVYPSNLGKDDPPREASSNEMNGESIKSVELYTLRPQELPGMGSVLEVTVSHVDSPTHFFVQYKHNWKQIEALGTKLNIFFQSNTSEVLPTAKQGMFCYAQFTEDDAWYRARITKSDAKGDMVEVIYVDYGNHESLPLSRLCMLRKDHAELPMMAVLCALEGVASSSGDKWNDASIARFKELCDVETLSLKVVRTEGHYLYVELKDPTGNDLRTVLQKEGHIKEESDSSSASLSTSTSTSASFTSSSLTGSSSTDSFSSITTTTSSSSSSSHEQASSVHAPIYARTEKETMETEAKVASAPRPFLINRSFSKEEEVQKIPERVQIPDEDYLDVFVCNVHSTHNICVNLSGENYSEKLTALEQSMLCHYEDSNSEEAIQITPGGIFAVYSKEIHAEGLWYRVKVLKLKGDEAQIEYVDYGETGPVPISTLKSIPQRFLELPFQAIALSLHGVPKTKNSEVILKLKRLTLNKDLVAEVKRKNEDSVSVELYDTSSDVTDININRILYLIPDEEMKPVLPKHGEQIEAFVTYATLEGHIFIQIPGGGTTRLDELMQDITEHYSQSTKAAEFVSSPQKEKIYCAKCSVDGAWYRALITQVFPERQVEVYYVDYGNSETLPISSLREPSKAISHVNLLPFQALECRLEGTDKKALTEEQTSLMIERDVLLAVLQISDLPIVRLFVPSEEDEQLLVNISELIGMETETQLESTTCSTEQQFGGNEGAVSESLDEADSADGDSVASESSSETGKSRDESDHVTVPHLPFDMAAPWVDISILEVDNPGLFMFQCLEMLQEIEELENEMQEYYAKATRSPFRDARPGVLCAALYSEDNTWYRAVVKASLSPHQLCVFFADYGDFKIVPLTNLQTLPDEFKQLPLMAVRGCLQGVEQVGDTSAEWAEEAIERFKELTLRKKLVAKPKGSVSHNGHFTSGETKVSLELYDTSEGNEDLVIAKVLVSEGLAREINES; encoded by the exons ATGGAAGAAATAGAGAAGAAGAGGAAGCTAACAAAGGTGTATCTTCGATCTGTTCTTATCACCAGCGGCACCAGAGGAATCCCTCTTCGCGAACTTAACAAACAGTATAGTGTGTTTGCATTCTCTAACATACCTTACGAGGAACTAGGATTTTCTTCTCTGGCAGATTTCATCAAGAGCGTACCAGACGTGGCTTCCTTGGAAAGAGACAAGGATGGTCAGTTAGTTGTGATCGCAATTCCAACTGAAGCAGACCAGCACATTTTTAAACTAACTACAAAACAGCGCAAACCGAAAAAACGTGCTAAACCGGCAGCTAAACTTCGGCGACCAACTTTTTCTAAGAAGGCGTtggaaaaaaggcctttgatcgCCAACAGAGCGAATGTAATTGCAAGGCCACTTCTTTCAGTGAgaccatttgtgactgtgcctAGCCAGCCCACATTTAACACAAATCGATCATTCACTACTGCTGCCTCTCTAAGTGGGGCTTGTAATGCTCGCTCAGGTGCTGCGAACCGTTTCATTCCTCCACGAATGATGAATAAGGTAGTTAATCAATCTTCTGCAAATAGAACTGTAACGCAGAGAGGATCGTCCGGACGATTACAAGTACACGTGAACAATTCATCAAACACAACTAGCTCTAAAAATGCTGAGGTGTCACAGCCTGTTATTGACAGAACTGTAGTGGAGCGGGGTATTGCACGCCAAGTTGAGAAACAAGCACAGGAAATAGTTTCTTCAAGTAACAGAAAGGTCACATTGATTCCTCGCCAAG ATAAatccttgaaaaagaaaatttctgGAGAAAAACCAGTGAGTCCAG ACAATGAAGTATTTTTGAGAATAAAAAAG TTGATTGATGACAAACCCAAGGGAATTTGGTTTAAAAGAATTGGTGCAGAGTACAAGAAGTTGTATAATGAAGAACTGGGCAGTGAGATACTGGAAAAGCTAAAAGAATTACCCTCTATTGCAAGATGTGAAAA TTATCTGGGAGACAATGTTATAGTCTATCCGTCAAATCTG GGGAAAGATGACCCACCCCGGGAAGCTAGTAGTAATGAGATGAATGGGG AATCTATAAAGTCTGTTGAGCTTTATACCCTTCGACCACAGGAGCTTCCTGGTATGGG GTCTGTTTTAGAGGTCACAGTCTCCCATGTTGATAGTCCAACTCATTTTTTTGTCCAGTATAAGCACAACTGGAAGCAAATTGAGGCTTTAGGGACGAAGCTAAATATTTTCTTCCAG TCCAATACAAGCGAAGTCCTTCCTACAGCCAAGCAAGGAATGTTTTGTTATGCTCAGTTTACTGAGGATGATGCTTGGTATCGTGCCAGGATAACAAAAAGCGATGCCAAAGGAGACATGGTGGAAGTCATTTATGTTGATTATGGCAACCATGAATCACTGCCTTTATCGCGGTTGTGCATGCTAAGGAAAGACCATGCTGAGTTGCCTATGATGGCTGTACTTTGCGCACTGGAAGGTGTAGCATCGTCAAGTGGG GACAAATGGAATGATGCTTCAATAGCAAGATTCAAGGAGCTTTGCGATGTGGAAACACTAAGTTTGAAAGTTGTGAGAACTGAAG GTCATTACTTGTATGTTGAACTCAAGGATCCTACTGGAAATGACCTCAGAACTGTGTTGCAAAAAGAGGGCCATATAAAAGAAGAATCTGACAGTTCATCAGCTTCATTGTcgacaagtacaagtacaagtgcATCTTTTACATCCTCATCCTTGACTGGCTCATCTTCCACAGATTCATTTTCTTCTATCACCACGACGACGTcctcatcttcatcttcatctcaCGAACAAGCAAGTTCTGTCCATGCCCCCATTTATGCCAG AACTGAGAAAGAAACAATGGAAACTGAGGCAAAAGTAGCAAGTGCTCCACGGCCTTTCCTTATCAACAGGTCATTTTCCAAAGAAGAAGAGGTCCAGAAAATTCCTG AGAGAGTTCAAATTCCAGATGAGGATTACCTGGATGTGTTTGTTTGTAATGTTCACAGCACACACAACATTTGTGTCAATCTGTCAGGAGAAAACTATTCA gaAAAACTGACAGCCTTGGAACAGAGCATGCTGTGTCATTACGAAGACTCAAATTCTGAAG AGGCAATCCAAATTACTCCTGGTGGAATATTTGCTGTTTATTCAAAAGAAATCCATGCAGAAGGCCTGTGGTATAGGGTCAAAGTGCTTAAACTCAAGGGAGATGAGGCGCAAATCGAATATGTGGATTATGGAGAGACTGGACCAGTGCCTATATCAACATTAAAGAGTATTCCACAAAGATTTTTGGAATTGCCATTCCAG GCAATTGCTCTCAGTTTGCATGGTGTTCCAAAGACAAAGAATTCAGAGGTGATTCTTAAGCTCAAACGGTTGACATTGAATAAAGACCTTGTGGCTGAAGTAAAAAGGAA GAATGAGGATTCAGTATCAGTTGAGCTTTACGACACATCATCAGATGTTACAGATATAAACATAAACAGAATATTGTATCTCATTCCTGATGAGGAAATGAAACCTGTCTTGCCAAAG CATGGAGAACAGATTGAGGCATTTGTAACTTATGCGACACTAGAAGGCCACATATTTATACAGATCCCAGGAGGAGGAACAACTCGATTGGATGAACTAATGCAAGACATTACAGAGCACTATTCACAG TCAACAAAAGCTGCTGAATTTGTGTCCAGTCCTCAAAAAGAGAAGATTTACTGTGCCAAGTGTTCTGTGGATGGAGCCTGGTATAGAGCATTGATAACACAAGTTTTTCCAGAAAGACAAGTTGAAGTTTACTATGTTGATTATGGGAATTCTGAGACCCTTCCAATATCAAGCCTACGAGAACCGTCCAAGGCCATTAGCCATGTTAATTTACTGCCATTTCAG GCTCTGGAGTGTAGACTTGAAGGCACAGATAAG AAAGCCTTGACGGAAGAACAAACCTCTTTAATGATAGAAAGGGATGTCTTACTTGCT GTGTTGCAGATTTCAGACTTGCCGATAGTGAGATTATTTGTGCCTTCAGAGGAAGATGAGCAATTATTAGTGAATATTTCAGAACTTATTGGAATGGAAACTGAAACACAACTGGAGTCGACTACATGTTCAACTGAACAGCAGTTTGGAGG AAATGAAGGGGCTGTGTCGGAATCTTTGGATGAAGCTGATTCAGCGGATGGAGACAGTGTTGCATCCGAAAGCTCATCAGAAACCGGCAAATCACGTGATGAAAGTGATCACGTGACAGTGCCCCATTTGCCTTTTGATATGGCTGCCCCTTGGGTCGATATTTCCATTCTAGAAGTTGACAACCCTGGTCTTTTCATG TTTCAGTGCTTAGAAATGTTGCAGGAGATAGAAGAACTAGAAAATGAAATGCAGGAGTATTATGCA AAAGCGACGAGAAGCCCCTTCAGAGATGCCAGACCCGGTGTCTTATGTGCTGCTCTTTATTCAGAGGATAATACTTGGTACCGGGCGGTAGTCAAGGCTTCTCTGTCTCCTCATCAA